The Pseudomonas allokribbensis genome has a window encoding:
- a CDS encoding type II toxin-antitoxin system HigB family toxin, translating into MRIIARATLREFWENNPAHFDSQTPLVEWYRHMEKALYRTPQEIKAELRTASILKGARVVFNIGGNKYRVILAIDYQRQLGFIRFVGTHAQYDQINAETV; encoded by the coding sequence ATGCGGATAATTGCAAGAGCAACCTTGCGGGAATTTTGGGAGAACAATCCGGCTCACTTTGATTCCCAGACCCCGCTGGTTGAATGGTATCGCCATATGGAAAAGGCACTCTACCGCACGCCACAAGAGATCAAGGCCGAACTCAGAACAGCCAGCATCCTCAAGGGTGCAAGGGTTGTCTTCAATATCGGTGGCAATAAATATCGAGTGATTCTGGCAATTGATTACCAGCGGCAGCTTGGCTTCATCCGGTTCGTCGGCACCCATGCCCAGTATGACCAGATCAACGCGGAGACCGTGTAA
- a CDS encoding type II toxin-antitoxin system HicB family antitoxin codes for MLYPIAISMGDEGHAWGVEVPDIPGCFSAGDDLDDAMAMAREAIEGHFEILAEDGSPIPPANKVTLHAANPKYAGCTWALVDIDVTKYLGKAQKLNITLPGYLLNRIDEYVLHHPEEKSRSGFLASAALKVLQQR; via the coding sequence ATGCTTTACCCGATCGCGATTTCAATGGGTGATGAAGGACATGCCTGGGGAGTGGAGGTGCCGGATATTCCGGGCTGCTTCTCCGCTGGAGATGATCTGGACGACGCAATGGCCATGGCCCGAGAAGCCATCGAAGGCCACTTCGAGATTCTGGCCGAAGACGGTTCACCGATCCCGCCCGCCAACAAGGTCACGTTGCATGCCGCCAATCCAAAATACGCTGGCTGCACGTGGGCGTTGGTGGACATCGATGTAACCAAATACCTGGGCAAAGCTCAGAAACTCAACATCACATTGCCGGGCTATCTACTCAATCGTATCGATGAATACGTGTTGCACCACCCGGAAGAGAAAAGCCGCTCCGGATTCCTGGCCTCGGCGGCGCTCAAGGTTTTGCAGCAACGTTGA
- a CDS encoding helix-turn-helix domain-containing protein → MNIKPIRSPEDLTAALTRVEQLWGAEVGSTEGDELEILVLLIEKYEEEHYPIPPSDPIEAIKFRMEQQGLTPRDLEPFIGTSGRVSEVLNRKRKLSLSMIKRLHDGLRIPYESLLSGVS, encoded by the coding sequence ATGAACATCAAGCCAATTCGCAGCCCGGAAGACCTGACTGCGGCGTTGACACGAGTGGAACAGCTCTGGGGAGCTGAAGTCGGCTCGACTGAAGGTGATGAACTGGAAATCCTCGTGCTACTCATCGAGAAGTACGAAGAAGAACATTACCCAATACCGCCGTCTGATCCGATTGAGGCAATTAAATTTCGCATGGAACAGCAAGGCCTGACTCCTCGTGACCTGGAGCCTTTCATTGGCACCAGCGGACGCGTGTCAGAAGTACTGAACCGCAAACGAAAACTGAGCCTGTCGATGATTAAACGTCTGCACGATGGATTGCGAATTCCTTATGAAAGTTTGCTTTCAGGCGTTTCTTGA